Within Fibrobacterota bacterium, the genomic segment AGAGGGTGGACCAGAAATGCAAAAGCACCTTCTTCCCGCGCAAGTCGGAAAGCCGCACCGTATCGCCGTCCATGTTCACGAAGCGGAGGTCGGGGGCCGGACGCCCTTCGAAGGCTTTGGGGGCCGCGGCGGCGGGATCGAAAGCGGCCAGCCGCTTCAAGTCCAGCCATCCGCCTTTATCATCGGCCGCGACGACCTGGTAGGAGATCGAATCCAGGGAAAACCGGATGGGAGCGCCCGGAGCCGCGGCGACTCCGCCCGCATCCAGCGATTTCACCAAGGCACCTTCCCCGTCCCAGTCCACCACCACGCGGTCTCCCCCGTCCAGGCGGATGCGGCCGTCCCCATCTGCATCGCAGGCTCCCAACCACCAATGCTTGCCTCCCGATTGCAGCCAGCCAGCATTGATGTCCATGACGCGGATGCGAATCGGCTCTTCATCGCACATGGCCCAGGCCAGGTTCCGCTTCAAGCCTTCGCATTTCTCCCGCCAGGCTTTCGCGTTCTTGCCGGCGCGGCAGAGCGCCAGCGGAGGCATGCCCGCCCCGGAATGCGCCAAGGTCACGCAAGAGTCGCCTTTGGGCCAGAACTTTCCCGGACCGTCATTGCCCAAATCCTCGTCATCGTTCAGGTCGGCGAAAACGGAGTCGCCCTTCGGCGTGGCGAACAGGGCGATGGAGAGCATAGGATCGCCGCCTTGGGCGCGAATGCCTTTCAAGGAAAGGAAGCGGAGCGATTCCAAGGGCTTGTTGCGGGGCAAGATCACTTTTTCATCCGCCATCACGCGCGGCAGGGCGACGGCCTGGCAGGGGCCCCTGGCATCGGGGCAATCCAGGAAATCGCCCATCGCCGGTTCGCGCGGATCGAAAGTTCGCTCGTCCAGGACCAGACGAATCGTTTCACCCACGGGATCGGCGGCGCCGATCGGGACTATCAAAGCCAAGACGCCCGCTACGAAGGCAGCGGGGAGGTGGCGGCATTTTCGGAAACCCATCCGGATTTATGGTACCGGGCGCCGCGCGAAACCGTCAAGCATAAGCCGTCACGGCGTTCGGGGCCCGCCCGGTTTCCCGGAAGACCCGGGCGATGCGAACCACTTCTTCGGCCACCGCCTCGGCGGCCTGGTCGGTGGAGGCCCCTAAATGGGGGGTGCCGACGCATAAGGAAGCCAATTCCGCGTCCGCAAAGGGGGCTTCCCCGGTTTTCGGCTCCCCGGCGAAAACGTCCAATCCGACCCGCAAGCCTTTACCGCGGATGGCTTCGATCAGGGCCTCGCGATCCACCACTTCGCCCCGGGCGGTATTGACGAATAGGGCTCCGGGCTTCAGGGCGGCGAAGAACTCGCGTCCCAGCAGGCCGCGTGTCGCAGCGGTGGAGGCGACGTGTACACTGACGGCGTCCACGGATTTGGCCAATTCGAGCAGGGATGGGGTGAATTCCACCCCGGCCTCTGAGGCAAGCGCGGGGGTTAGGTGATCTGACCAGGCCTTAACCTTCATTCCCAGGCCCTTGGCATCTCGCGCCATGGCATGCCCGACCGAACCCAATCCTACCAGGCCCAGCGTCCGGCCCATCAGGCCTTTTCCCTGCCCCAAGGCGGCCTTGGTCCAGTTGCCGGCGCGTAGATCCCGCGTCGCATCGGCGATATGGCGATCGGCCGCCAGGAGCAGGCCCAAGGCGATTTCGGCGACGGCATCGGCATTGCGGCCCGGGGTGTTGCTGACCTGGATGCCGCGGGCGGCGGCGGCGGCGACGTCGATGGTATCCGTGCCGGCCCCGGCCCGGATGATAAGCCTTAAGGACGGGAAAGCGGGCAGGAGCGCCCCAGGAACCAGGCTCGAACGGACCACCAGGATTTCGGCAGTGGCGGCGGCGGCGGGAAGAGTCCCGGCGGGCAAGCCCTTGGACTCGTCTATCGAGAAACCCAAATCCTTCAAGGCGCCCACAGCGCGAACGTCCAGCTTATCGGCGATCAGGATGCGCATGAGGGCCCCCTTTCCACTCTACCACCGGGCCGGTTCCGCCGCCAATCCTCCAGGTTTCCGGAATCCCGCCGCGGCTGGCCCGCATATTCTGAAGATAGACCTTGGGGGAAGGCGGCGCCAGGTGGCGAACGGTCAATGCCCGATGCGAAAATAGAGGAAGTTCACCGCCGCCTGGATGACTCCGATGAATACGCCCAGGACCAGGCCGATGATGGCGATCTCGTTCAGTTCCTTGTAACCGATCTGCTCGATGATGTCGTTCAGGCGCTGCACGTCGAAAGCCAGGATATTGCGCCGGATGGTATCCCGCAAATCGATCTTGGTCTCCAAGGTCTTCACCAAAAGCTCGGTGTATTTTTCCGCCTCGGAAGAGAACATATCCGCCACCTTATCCCGGATCTTCCCGAGCTTATCCGGCGTAACGAACATGCCGACGAGGGGGATTCCCGACAGGATCTCCCCCACCTTCTCTTCCCATTTATCCAATATCAGTTGCCGCATCGCCTGGGCGGGATCCACCCGCTTCAGGAACTGCATGATATCTTCCTCCTTGAGGAACTCCCGGGCGATGGCCTCCGAGATACGCTCCGCCAAATCGGCCTGGCGCCGGGGCAGCAAGCCCTGGATACGGATCCCGAGGATATGGATGGGGCGAACCGGCTTGAGGAGAAGCTTTACGGCCAGCCAATTGGTGAACCAGCCGTGCCCTCCCGCCAAAAGGATGGGCAAGAGAATCAGGGTGATGATTTGGGCGAGGGGCATGCCGGGGAAATCTAAAAAGAGGCCTGGCTCGGCGACGGAGAATCCCGTACGGAAGCGCGTAGACGCCGAATTGGCTTTTGATTACTTTTGCCTGCCGTTATTGGAGTGTAGCTCAGCGGTAGAGCAATCGGCTGTTAACCGATCGGTCGTAGGTTCGATCCCTACCACTCCAGCCACTTTCCCCTTCGATTCGCCTCAGCCGTAGGCCTTGAAGAAAAAGTAAAGCGTCATGGCCGAAGCCAGACAGGTGATGGCGATGCGGACCTTCCCCTGCTCCACTTTCTGGACCCAATGCCCGGCCGCATAGCCCCCGACGATGCAGCCCGAGGTCATGACCAGGGCGGGAGCCCAATGCACCTTGCCGGATATGATGAAGACGACAACCCCGATGCCGTTGATGACCATGACTTGTAGCGATTTGAGCGCGTTCATTTCATGGATGTCGTTCATCCCGATCAGGGTGAGCACGGCCAGGGTCATGATGCCCATGCCGCCGCCGAAAAAGCCTCCATAAACGGCGATGCAGAAAAGCAGCAGGTAGACCAGCCAGCGCGGGAAGGGAGCCTCCGCCCCGCGGATGGCCACGAGACGGGAGGTGATTTTCGGGCCGGTGATGAACAAGGTCGTGGCGAAGAGCAATAGCCAGGGCAGCAGCGCCATGAAGAAGGCGTTGGTGGTGAAGAGCAGGAGGACGGCGCCCATGGCGCTTCCGCAAACGGCGAGGGCGAGATAGACGGCGAGGGGATGCTTGCGGCCTTGCAGGTTGCGGCGATACGCGAACAAGGTCGCGATCAGGCCCGGCCACACGGCGATGGTCCCGCCGATATTGGCGATCACCGGCGCATCCCCGGCCCAAATCAGGGCGGGCAAGGTGATGAAGCCGCCGCCGCCCGCCAAAGCGTTGAGCCCGCCCGCCAGGGCCCCCGCGGCGAACAGTACCGGCCATTGCAGAGAATGCATTTTTGAACGGTACTCAAATCGCGCGCGCCGGTCATCCTGCGCATTCTCGGTTTCAAGTCATGCCGGCAACTTACCTACCACGCCCCTACGCTTGCGCGAGGTACGTCCGCCATCCGCCCAAGGCGGTTATGTCCCGGGCTCCTTCGACCGCCCAGGTCTCGCACAAAAAGCCTTTGACCTTCTCCCCGTTCTCCAACTCTACCGTCCCGATGCACAAGGGCTCCAAGACCTTCTCCATAAAGGCGCCCAACGCGGCCGGGCTCATCTCCCATACCTCGAGTTCCAACCGCTCGCCGTTTTCCACCCGCACCACGCCGGGAAATTTCCGGCCCGGCCGTTCGATCACGTGCATGCGATAGTTCGGCGCGGTGCGGACCGTGGCGTTAAGTCGCGCGCCGAGTTCCAGCAATTGCCAATTCAAAGGCTGACCGGAAAGATGCAAGCCGGCCACCGCAAGACGCGCGCTACGCCGACCATCCGGCCCGATAGGATCAATGGCGGGCGAGGAAGAAGCCGAGGGAACGCGATGCGCCGTGGTCCCTAGCCCCAAACCCGTGGCAGCGTGGAAGGCCGCGCCCAAGGAAGCCAAGGCGCCGTCCTGGAACGCCGGCGCGATGAGGGTGACCCCGAACGGGAGGCCGTTGGCGCGCATTCCCGAAGGTATGGCCAAGGCGCATAGATCCAGCAGGTTGACGAAATTGGTATAGGCTCCGAGGCGGGCGTTGACGCCGATCGGATCGGCTTCGACTTCTTCCCGGGTCGGATGGAAGGGAGCGGTGGGCACCAGAAGCGCATCCAAGCCGCGCAAAAGGCCGTGCGCGCGGACCTTCAACTCCCGCAACTTGTAATAGGCGCGGAAGCCCGCCTCCGCGGTGAGGCCTTTCGCCGGCGATAGGATCCGGGTGATCACCGGCAATACGTCCCCGGGCCGGGAGTCCACGAAAGCCCCGAAGGCGGCCTGCCTTTCGGCCAACCATGATCCTTGGTACAAAAGACGGGCTGCTTCGGCGAAGGAGGCGAAAGGGATCTCTACCCGCGTGCCGCCCAAGGCCTCCAGGCGGGCAATGGCCGCTCCGAAAAGCGCGCGGGTCTCGGCGTCGGCGACGGCGAGATGGGATGCATCCGGGACCCCGAATTGGAACCGGGCCGGAGGACGGCCGAAGGCGAGGGCCGCCTGTTCGCGATCGGCAGGAATCTCTCTAGTGAATGGATCCTTGGCATCGATTCCCCGGGCCAGGGAAAAGATCCCGAAGGCATCCTCGCTGGTGAGCGCGAAGACGGACACGCAATCGAGGGAACGGCAGGCCGGAAAGACGCCATAGGCGCTAAGGGCGCCGCGCGAGGGCTTGAGGCCCACCACGTTATTGAAGCCCGCCGGGACGCGACCGGAACCGGCGGTATCGGTGCCCAAGGCGAAAGAGACCAATCCCGCCGCTACCGCGACCGCCGAGCCCGAGCTCGATCCTCCGGGCACGTGGGCGGGATGGAAAGGGTTGCGGACGGTCCCGTACGGGGAGCGGGTTCCCACCAGACCGGTGGCGAATTGATCCATATTCGTCTTGCCGATCAGGACCGCGCCCGCTTTCAATAGACAAGTGACGACGGTAGCCGTGGCTTCCGGGCGGTAGGCGAAGGCAGGGCAAGCGGCCGTCGTTTCCAATCCCTCCACGTCGATGTTGTCCTTCACCGCGAAGGGAACGCCGTACAAGGGAAGGCGCAGGAAACCATCCGGTCCCCGGGACCATTCGGCTTCCAGGGCCGCCAACCTGGCCTGCACCTGGCTCCAGGGAACGCGCGCGATCCAAACCGCCGGGTCCGGAAAATCCTCCAGTTTGCCGCGCAGGCCTTCATAAAAGGAAGTCAGGCGGCCTCCGGCATCCGCGATGCGGGAGCGGAAACTCCCCAAGTCCAAGCTTCCCGCGCTTTCGTTCATCGGCACCCTCGGCCTCCCTCTACCGGTCCCGCTTCCAGCAAGTTTTCATCCAGTTCCCATATTCGGCCAAAACCCAAAGGCGAAGGTAAGCGGATTTCCTATTTCTGACATTAGCCGCCACTTGCATTCCTTTCCTTCCCCATTCATGACATAAGCCTATTCCGTCCCCTAGGGCCGCGCGTTTTTCCCGTCCTTTCCATTGGTATGCGGATTGCAATCCCCCCTGGCAACCTCCAGGAGAACCATCCATGACCGATTCCAATCTGCAGCGCATCCGTGAACAATTCCTCGGCTTCATGAAATTCCTGGCCGCACTGACCTTGGTGCTGCTGGGATTGCACGCGGCCAATGCCGGCGCCCCGCTCAAGATCGCGTACAGCGATTGGCCGGGTTGGGTGGCATGGGACATCGCCGCGCAAAAGGGATGGTTCAAGGAAGCGGGCGTGGACGTGGAGCTCGTCTGGTTCGAATACGTGCCCTCCATGGACGCCTACTCCGCCGGGAAGGTCGATGCGGTGTGCATGACCAACGGCGATGCCCTGGTGACCGGCGCAAACGGCAAGCCCGCCAAGGGCATCCTGCTCAACGATTTCAGCGATGGGAACGACATGGTGGTGGCCAAGGCCGGCATCAAGTCCATGAAGGATCTGAAAGGCAAGAAGATCGGCGTGGAAGTGGGTTTCGTCGATCATCTGCTTCTGCTCAAGGCCCTGGAAGCGGCGGGCATGACGGAAAAGGACGTGACCCTGGTGAATATGCCCACCAACCAGACCGCCCAGGGATTGGCCTCCGGCTCGGTGGACGCCATCGCCGCCTGGCAGCCCAATTCGGGACAGGCCCTGAAGGAAGTGCCGGGATCGACTCCCATCTTCACCAGCGCCAACGCCCCCGGCCTCATCTACGATCTGCTCTACGTGAGCCCGGAAAGCCTGGCAAAGCGCAAGGCGGATTGGAAGAAAGTGGTCCAGGTCTGGTTCAAGGTCACCTCCTTCATCAAGGATCCCAAGAACAAGGATGAATACCTGAAGATCATGAGCGCCCGCGTGGGCCTCAAGCCCGAGCAATACGCGCCTTTGATGAAGGGTACGCATTTCCTCGACTTGGCCGAGAACAAACAGCATTTCGCGGCCGGCAAGGACCTCGCTTCTGTCTTCGGCTCCTCCTCGATCGTGGATGATTTCAACGTGAAGAACGCCGTGTACAAGAAAGCCCAGGACGTCGCAGGATACCTGGACGGGAGCCTCGTATCGGACCTCAAGTAACCCAGCCGTTACCCCCGGTAGGGGCGAAGGCAAAAGCCGCCGCCCCGCCGGCAACGGAAATGGCTCCCCGCCCCGCGCGCCGGGAGCCTACCCAGAAGACGAGGGCCTTCCAGATGCGGAAGGCCCTTACCTCCCGCGCCAACCTGTGGCTGACCGCGGGGGCGTTCCTGCTTCCGCTCTTGGCCTGGTGCGCCGTAAGCTACCTCCCATTCGTCTGGCATCCCAAGGTCACCATTTCCGATCCGGGATCGGTGGACTGGTTCCAGAAAGACATGCAGGTGGACCGGGCGGAGTTCCGCGAAGAGAATCGTAAGGCCGCCGCCGAGGGCCGCGCCTTGGCGCAAGGCCGGCGCGAGAATCCCGTCTACCTGCCGGCCCCGCATCAGGTGGCCCGGGCCCTGGTCACCGCCTTCAAGACCCCGCCCCAACGCGCCGGCGATCCCTGGCTGCACCAAAGCCTGGGCCATAGCATCCGCATCATCGCTTTGGGATTCCTGCTCTCCGTGATTTTCGGGGTCCCCCTGGGCATCCTGTGCGGAACCTTCGGCCTGGTTTCGCGGCTCTCCGAGCCTTTCGTGGATTTCATCCGCTATATGCCCGCGCCCGTGTTCGGGGCCTTATGCGTGGCCATCCTCGGCATCGACGACGCTCCCAAGGTGGCCATCATTTTCATCGGCACCTTTTTCCAGATGGTCTTGGTGGTGGCGAATACGACGCGTTCCCTCCCGTTGCCTCTGCTGGAAGCCGCCCAGACGCTGGGCGCCAAGCAGCGCCAACTGCTCCTCCACGTGGTGGTCCCCGGCGTGCTGCCTCTGCTCTATCGCGACATGCGCATCCTGCTGGGATGGGCCTGGACCTACCTGATCGTGGCCGAGTTGATCGGCGCCAGTTCCGGCATCAGCTTTTTCATCTACCAGCAGGCCAAGTACCGCAACTACGACAACGTCTACGCCGCCATCGTCATTATCGGACTGATCGGGTTGGGCACCGATCTTTTCCTGAAGGGCTTGGGCCGCAAATTCTTTCCCTGGGAAAAGGTGGACCCATGAGCGAAGCCGCCCTGGCCCTCCCCGATTACCGCGATCTCTCCGCGGAACTGGAAGAGCGCTTCCGCGGCATCGCCGCGCGGGAAACCATATTGGAGATAGACGGCGTACGCAAGGACTTTGCCGCGCCGAAGGGCTCGCCAACGCTGCCGCCCGTGCTGGGCGGGGTCTCCTTCGAGGTCAAACGCCGCGAATTCATCTGCCTCATCGGCGCCTCGGGATGCGGGAAGTCGACCTTGCTTCGCATCCTGGGCGGCCTCGAGTCCCGTACCGGCGGCGAAGTGAGGATGAACGGCCGCCAGGTCGACGGGCCAGGCGCGGATCGCGGCATGGTCTTCCAGGAGTACACGCTTTTCCCATGGCTTACGGTGAAGCAGAACGTCATGTTCGGGCCCCGCATGGCCGGCCAGGGTCGCGACCCTTCCGAGGCCGAGGCCTTGCAATGGCTGGACATGGTGGGCCTTTCCGAGCGGGCCAATGCCTGGCCGCACCAGTTATCGGGCGGCATGAAGCAGCGCGTGGCCATCGCCCGCGCTCTGGCCAATTCTCCGCCGATTCTCCTCATGGATGAACCCTTCGGCGCCTTGGATGCGCAGACCCGTTGCACCATGCAGAAGCACCTTCTGCAGATCTGGAAGAACGTGGACGTGACCGTGCTCTTCGTGACCCATGATCTGGACGAAGCCATCCTATTGGCGGATCGCATCGTGGTGCTGGGCGCGCGTCCGGGGCGGATCCTCGAAATCATCCAAGTTCCCGTGGATCGCCCGCGCCATGTCGGTCAATTGCTTTCGCCGCATTTCCTGGCGACCAAGAAAAGGCTGGAACAGCTGATCCATCCCGATGATCCGGAAGCGGACCAGGATCTGCCCATCATCCGCATGACCCAGGTGGGGGATGAAGCGGAAGAACCGGGGGCCGGCCGGATCCGGACCTTGCCGGGAGCCTGAATGCTTCCGCGAAATCCATTCGCAAACTACCTTAGACCCGGAAATAGGATATCATGGCCGAAGATCTGATCCTGAACGAAACCTTGCGCGGCGGCGGCATGTGGTCCTGGACCCTCAAACGCGGCACCGCGCTGCGCCTGA encodes:
- a CDS encoding TlpA family protein disulfide reductase, which gives rise to MALIVPIGAADPVGETIRLVLDERTFDPREPAMGDFLDCPDARGPCQAVALPRVMADEKVILPRNKPLESLRFLSLKGIRAQGGDPMLSIALFATPKGDSVFADLNDDEDLGNDGPGKFWPKGDSCVTLAHSGAGMPPLALCRAGKNAKAWREKCEGLKRNLAWAMCDEEPIRIRVMDINAGWLQSGGKHWWLGACDADGDGRIRLDGGDRVVVDWDGEGALVKSLDAGGVAAAPGAPIRFSLDSISYQVVAADDKGGWLDLKRLAAFDPAAAAPKAFEGRPAPDLRFVNMDGDTVRLSDLRGKKVLLHFWSTLCKPCYDNLEGVRGFWKSFGGKNWQVISITTESDLPSVQQAVLKHHMDWMVGMAGPEARRFYANHPLPMLVKINEKGVVENKNLELGPHAR
- a CDS encoding DUF445 family protein, with translation MPLAQIITLILLPILLAGGHGWFTNWLAVKLLLKPVRPIHILGIRIQGLLPRRQADLAERISEAIAREFLKEEDIMQFLKRVDPAQAMRQLILDKWEEKVGEILSGIPLVGMFVTPDKLGKIRDKVADMFSSEAEKYTELLVKTLETKIDLRDTIRRNILAFDVQRLNDIIEQIGYKELNEIAIIGLVLGVFIGVIQAAVNFLYFRIGH
- a CDS encoding sulfite exporter TauE/SafE family protein, producing the protein MHSLQWPVLFAAGALAGGLNALAGGGGFITLPALIWAGDAPVIANIGGTIAVWPGLIATLFAYRRNLQGRKHPLAVYLALAVCGSAMGAVLLLFTTNAFFMALLPWLLLFATTLFITGPKITSRLVAIRGAEAPFPRWLVYLLLFCIAVYGGFFGGGMGIMTLAVLTLIGMNDIHEMNALKSLQVMVINGIGVVVFIISGKVHWAPALVMTSGCIVGGYAAGHWVQKVEQGKVRIAITCLASAMTLYFFFKAYG
- the atzF gene encoding allophanate hydrolase, which produces MNESAGSLDLGSFRSRIADAGGRLTSFYEGLRGKLEDFPDPAVWIARVPWSQVQARLAALEAEWSRGPDGFLRLPLYGVPFAVKDNIDVEGLETTAACPAFAYRPEATATVVTCLLKAGAVLIGKTNMDQFATGLVGTRSPYGTVRNPFHPAHVPGGSSSGSAVAVAAGLVSFALGTDTAGSGRVPAGFNNVVGLKPSRGALSAYGVFPACRSLDCVSVFALTSEDAFGIFSLARGIDAKDPFTREIPADREQAALAFGRPPARFQFGVPDASHLAVADAETRALFGAAIARLEALGGTRVEIPFASFAEAARLLYQGSWLAERQAAFGAFVDSRPGDVLPVITRILSPAKGLTAEAGFRAYYKLRELKVRAHGLLRGLDALLVPTAPFHPTREEVEADPIGVNARLGAYTNFVNLLDLCALAIPSGMRANGLPFGVTLIAPAFQDGALASLGAAFHAATGLGLGTTAHRVPSASSSPAIDPIGPDGRRSARLAVAGLHLSGQPLNWQLLELGARLNATVRTAPNYRMHVIERPGRKFPGVVRVENGERLELEVWEMSPAALGAFMEKVLEPLCIGTVELENGEKVKGFLCETWAVEGARDITALGGWRTYLAQA
- a CDS encoding ABC transporter substrate-binding protein; the protein is MKFLAALTLVLLGLHAANAGAPLKIAYSDWPGWVAWDIAAQKGWFKEAGVDVELVWFEYVPSMDAYSAGKVDAVCMTNGDALVTGANGKPAKGILLNDFSDGNDMVVAKAGIKSMKDLKGKKIGVEVGFVDHLLLLKALEAAGMTEKDVTLVNMPTNQTAQGLASGSVDAIAAWQPNSGQALKEVPGSTPIFTSANAPGLIYDLLYVSPESLAKRKADWKKVVQVWFKVTSFIKDPKNKDEYLKIMSARVGLKPEQYAPLMKGTHFLDLAENKQHFAAGKDLASVFGSSSIVDDFNVKNAVYKKAQDVAGYLDGSLVSDLK
- a CDS encoding ABC transporter permease subunit, producing MAPRPARREPTQKTRAFQMRKALTSRANLWLTAGAFLLPLLAWCAVSYLPFVWHPKVTISDPGSVDWFQKDMQVDRAEFREENRKAAAEGRALAQGRRENPVYLPAPHQVARALVTAFKTPPQRAGDPWLHQSLGHSIRIIALGFLLSVIFGVPLGILCGTFGLVSRLSEPFVDFIRYMPAPVFGALCVAILGIDDAPKVAIIFIGTFFQMVLVVANTTRSLPLPLLEAAQTLGAKQRQLLLHVVVPGVLPLLYRDMRILLGWAWTYLIVAELIGASSGISFFIYQQAKYRNYDNVYAAIVIIGLIGLGTDLFLKGLGRKFFPWEKVDP
- a CDS encoding ABC transporter ATP-binding protein codes for the protein MSEAALALPDYRDLSAELEERFRGIAARETILEIDGVRKDFAAPKGSPTLPPVLGGVSFEVKRREFICLIGASGCGKSTLLRILGGLESRTGGEVRMNGRQVDGPGADRGMVFQEYTLFPWLTVKQNVMFGPRMAGQGRDPSEAEALQWLDMVGLSERANAWPHQLSGGMKQRVAIARALANSPPILLMDEPFGALDAQTRCTMQKHLLQIWKNVDVTVLFVTHDLDEAILLADRIVVLGARPGRILEIIQVPVDRPRHVGQLLSPHFLATKKRLEQLIHPDDPEADQDLPIIRMTQVGDEAEEPGAGRIRTLPGA